A region from the Vicia villosa cultivar HV-30 ecotype Madison, WI linkage group LG3, Vvil1.0, whole genome shotgun sequence genome encodes:
- the LOC131657769 gene encoding ribonuclease S-4-like, which produces MEAPIRSTCSWMLRAILKQRDTVREMQEWKEMEDTDAVEYEYLKLVLQWGPTVCEEHDDRVCVISPIMDKLTVHGLWPATEDEPQPRDCDTEPDGNNLKENGFPPLVVTKMHQFWPSYFEGPVRFWRRQWRRHGRCAYPHIQQIPYVRLATNYAETIDIIEALKEVDIVPRSNREDAKYWSRNLLIDTVTAYGVRKGIAMDNFYPELRCIRDHEFIEARICLSPNGDAIIRCPSEGTCLNKFQLLTYPKECPAPPPSDPSFTLTNFPPLNPNAYWIETCV; this is translated from the exons ATGGAAGCCCCTATAAGAAGTACTTGTTCTTGGATGCTAAGAGCCATTCTAAAGCAAAGAGATACAGTGAGGGAGATGCAAGAGTGGAAGGAAATGGAAGATACTG ACGCTGTTGAATATGAGTATTTGAAGCTGGTTTTACAGTGGGGTCCTACCGTGTGTGAGGAACATGACGACAGGGTATGTGTCATTTCTCCTATCATGGACAAACTAACTGTTCATGGACTATGGCCTGCCACGGAAGACGAACCACAGCCTAGAGACTGCGACACAGAGCCAGACGGGAACAACTTGAAAGAAAATGGG TTTCCTCCCTTGGTTGTTACTAAAATGCACCAATTTTGGCCGAGCTATTTTGAGGGACCCGTTAGATTTTGGAGACGACAGTGGAGGAGACATGGACGATGCGCGTACCCTCATATTCAACAAATTCCTTACGTTCGATTGGCTACCAATTACGCTGAGACAATAGACATTATCGAAGCCCTAAAGGAAGTAGATATTGTTCCTCGTTCTAATCGAGAAGACGCTAAATATTGGAGTAGGAACCTATTAATAGATACGGTAACAGCTTATGGAGTTCGCAAGGGTATAGCAATGGATAACTTCTATCCGGAACTACGCTGTATTCGGGATCACGAATTTATTGAAGCAAGGATTTGTCTATCTCCAAATGGAGACGCAATAATTAGGTGCCCTAGTGAAGGAACTTGTCTAAACAAGTTTCAGTTGCTTACCTATCCGAAGGAATGTCCAGCGCCTCCTCCTTCGGATCCTTCTTTTACTCTTACTAATTTCCCACCACTAAATCCTAATGCTT ATTGGATTGAGACTTGCGTGTGA